GTCGTCGGGTTATCCTGCGCGCAATTTTTGTGAGCGTCATAACAGCTCCCACCGGAAGGATCGCTTTCGCGGCGTTTTTGCTGCTTTTGTCTGCCCTTGGCACGGCGGCCGCGGACGTGTACGTTTACGTCGACAGAAACGGCGTTCTCAACTTCACCAACGTCCCCACGCATCCGGGCTATCGGCGGGTCATCCGCGAGCAGGGCTCGCGGCCGCTCGGTGCGGGAACGTTCGGTCCGGAAGCCTACGAGGAGCTGATCCGTTCGGCGTCCCACCGGTATCGGGTTGACCCCGAGCTGGTGCGCGCGGTGATCAAGGCCGAGTCGGATTTCAACACCGTGGCGCGCTCGCACAAAGGGGCGATGGGGCTGATGCAGCTCATGCCCGAGACGGCACGCCTGCACAATGTGAACGACGTCTACGATCCGGGCGACAACATCGAGGGCGGGGTGCGGCATCTGCGCCTGCTGCTCGACCGCTTTCAGGGAAATCTGGAGCTGAGCCTGGCGGCTTACAACGCCGGTATCAAGGCGGTGGAAAAGTACGCCGGCATTCCGCCCTTCGCGGAAACCCGCGAATACGTCCGCCGCGTGCTGCGCCTCTACGAGGCCTACCGGAGCCGCGCCGTGCGGCTTTCCTCGACCTCGCAACCCTGACCGAACCGGCTTGCGCTGTTTTGAGAATCGGATAAGTTAACGCTGGTAAGCTCGAGAACCGGGGGGCTCCGGAGCCGGAACGTCGCTGAACGCGTGCGCCGGCCGCTGGCCGGTCCTTCCGGTCCCGTTCCGGGTCGCCCTGGAACGGAGGAGAAGACGCAGCGCAGTGGTCTGGACCGTTCCCAACCTGCTCAGCCTTTTTCGCATCCTGATCATCCCGGCGCTGGTTTATCTTCTTACCTACCCGGACCCGATGTCGGGGTTGCTGGCGGCTGCCCTCTTCCTGGTCGCCTCGGTCACGGATTTCTTCGACGGTTATCTGGCGCGGCGCAATCACAGCGTGTCCGACCTGGGGAAGATTCTCGACCCGCTCGCGGACAAGCTGATGGTCGCCTCCGCTCTGATCATGCTAGCGGCCCTGGATCGAATAGGGGAGCCGAGCGTTCCGGCATGGCTGGTGGTGGTCGTTATCGCGCGCGAGATCGCTGTGACGATCATCCGCGCGATCGCATTGAGCGAAGGGATCGTGATGGAGGCGGACAACTTGGGCAAATACAAATTCATTCTCCAGGCATTCGCCGTCGTGGGGCTGCTGATCCATTACCCGCACTGGGGCGTGGACTTCTACGTGGCGGGGATTTATTTCCTCGGCCTGTCGGCAGTGATCGCCGTGTGGTCGGGAGTGAACTATCACCTGCAGTACCTCCGGCTGCGGCAGATGCGCGTCGCCGCGCCGGAATCCTAAATTGACAAAAGCACGCCGTTCAGGTAGGTCTTTAGACAGCGCGGGTGTAGCTCAGCTGGCTAGAGCGTATGCTTGCCAAGCATAAGGTCGGGGGTTCGAAACCCCTCACCCGCTCCATAAAAAAGGCCCTGAATTTTCAGGGCCTTTTTTATTTTTGACGGACTCGGGAGAGCTTTCTCGATCCGCTTGCCTGCCTTCAAGCAGTGATCTTTCGAGCTGCCTAGGGAGATCCGTCAGGTTCCTCGCTACCATGTCGCGCGGCGCCGGGCAGCGAGGGGGCGACGGCGTTCTGAATCTCGTTTCGCTTGCGCCGCAGCGAGCGAAAGACTCCGTGAGGCCGACGCCGGAGGACCCCGACTCTCACGGCCCATGCCTGGCGCACACGCGGTGAGAAAAAAGTAAAAGTAAACGGGTGGGGCGACCCGATGTGTCGGAATGTGTGTTGACGTAACCGCAGATTATCGGGTATCATCGCCGCCAATTTGGTGATTGGCGGGCAAGTCTCTGGTTCTGTAAGGGCCGTTTTTGGCTCTCGAAGGCGACCTGGCATGGGCGGTCGCAGGCAGTTTTGAGTTCTCGGTGGCTGACTCCCAGAAGGAAGTTCCTGTCATTCGTTTCCTCTCTTCCAGGTGGCGGTTCTCTCGGCGTTGTTGTTGAGCGCGACTTCCGTTTTCACTTCAACTCGTATTTGTGGACGTTAGAAGGGAGTAGTCCAGAAGTGAGCAGCTCTGGCATGGACAAATCTGGATGGTTCGCGGCGGCCGTGGCCGCCGGTGCGGTTGCTTTCTTTGCATTTGCGCTGGTTCCGGCTCCGGCTTGGGCACGCTGCCCGATTGGAGTCCCTAGTCACTACGGCAGTTGTTGCTATTTCGATATGAACATTGGCCGCACAATATGTTATGGGGAGAGGCCCCCCTCCGGGGGTAGCGGTTCCTCCGGTGGCGGCAACTCCGGTGGAGGCGGCGGCGACCGCTGGCAGCAGGGTCTTCAGGGATTGCAGGGCATCCTCGGCACTCTCCGGGAATGGAACCAGCAGAATGAACAGCGGGAGCGCGCTGAAAACAATCGCCTGGGCCGCGAAGCGGAGCGCGAGGGGGTGGATTATTACAACAGCGGACAGTACGAGCAGGCGCTCTACGCCTTCCAGCGTGGGTACCAGTATTTCGCGCGGAACGGCGAAGCCCGGAATATGGCCGTCATGGAGAATCACATTAACGCTGCCCGCCAGGCTCTTGAGCGCAAGCGGCACTTGGAGGAGACCAAGCGCTGGGAGGAGCAGCACAAGGCCAAACAGGCTGAGCGAGAGCAGGTGGTGAAGGATCTCTTCTCCCCGTCCTCTGGGGAAGGCGGGAGGGAAAATCCCTTCGGGTGCGGCCTCGGCCCCGTGCCGCCCGACGTGCGCGGGTGCTACGACCTGGCGGGCGGCGGCG
The sequence above is a segment of the Candidatus Zixiibacteriota bacterium genome. Coding sequences within it:
- a CDS encoding transglycosylase SLT domain-containing protein, with the protein product MSVITAPTGRIAFAAFLLLLSALGTAAADVYVYVDRNGVLNFTNVPTHPGYRRVIREQGSRPLGAGTFGPEAYEELIRSASHRYRVDPELVRAVIKAESDFNTVARSHKGAMGLMQLMPETARLHNVNDVYDPGDNIEGGVRHLRLLLDRFQGNLELSLAAYNAGIKAVEKYAGIPPFAETREYVRRVLRLYEAYRSRAVRLSSTSQP
- the pgsA gene encoding CDP-diacylglycerol--glycerol-3-phosphate 3-phosphatidyltransferase, whose amino-acid sequence is MVWTVPNLLSLFRILIIPALVYLLTYPDPMSGLLAAALFLVASVTDFFDGYLARRNHSVSDLGKILDPLADKLMVASALIMLAALDRIGEPSVPAWLVVVVIAREIAVTIIRAIALSEGIVMEADNLGKYKFILQAFAVVGLLIHYPHWGVDFYVAGIYFLGLSAVIAVWSGVNYHLQYLRLRQMRVAAPES